A single region of the Flavobacteriales bacterium genome encodes:
- a CDS encoding T9SS type A sorting domain-containing protein, translated as MSFQINFGSESTSGDLKLGQNYPNPAITLTYIDAKFIGEGTLTVYNVVGKIIEERTVNSGIISIDVSSYNEGVYLYTLEANGEKLTKRMTVKKP; from the coding sequence ATGTCTTTTCAGATCAACTTTGGTTCTGAAAGCACTTCTGGTGATTTGAAATTAGGTCAAAACTACCCTAATCCGGCAATTACCTTGACGTATATTGATGCTAAATTTATTGGCGAAGGAACGCTTACGGTTTATAATGTGGTTGGGAAAATTATTGAAGAACGCACTGTTAATTCTGGTATTATATCTATTGATGTGAGCAGTTACAACGAAGGCGTTTATCTTTATACCCTTGAGGCGAATGGAGAGAAACTTACGAAGAGAATGACAGTTAAGAAGCCTTAG
- the scpA gene encoding methylmalonyl-CoA mutase translates to MKKTLDFEEFDFPEAESWLSVIEKELKGNRLETLHKDWFGVPIKPFYTAKDVGCVQHAQTFPNNWKLVLNPVNDSFTSIEGVDFWASDTKNGVENQWYGLGSDLPTDAVYSVGDICNIKPTSRNLNIVANYIQPVNLFSIINSNSNIVGESEIRYLLERVANFKKEILNRGKNNPENWLNIELNLSQNFFYEIARIKSIRIAMETLFEGRCPTITAVCSASGSNFHENVLQQTITALAAILGGANLLYLDVSNSHNHDESALRLTRNVSLILRNESHLGAVKDAVKGSYLVDYLCNQLLQSTEINSDNDELNKHRASYVSDEGIVVYNAYSETDRSENSCFAAGIPPFLRGPYGSMYTIRPWTIRQYAGFSTAEESNAFYRRNLAAGQKGLSVAFDLATHRGYDSDHPRVVGDVGMAGVAIDSVEDMKILFNGIPLNEMSVSMTMNGAVLPIMAFYIVAAQEQGVSINQLSGTIQNDILKEFMVRNTYIYPPKPSMRIVSDIFKYTSQKMPKFNSISISGYHIQEAGGNAAIELAYTLADGLEYVRTGINAGLDIDDFAPRLSFFWGIGMNYFMEIAKLRAGRLLWAKMMKQFNPKNEKSLALRTHCQTSGWSLAEQDPFNNIIRTAIEAKAAVMGGTQSLHTNSFDEAIALPTDYSAKIARETQIYLQKQSNLTDVIDPWGGSYYVEYLTDQLAYKAWSLILEIEELGGMSYAIEKGLPKLRIEESAAKKQANIDSMESVIVGVNKYTTDKKSKFDILEINNDEVRNSQIVRLNKLKSERDEKQVQGALQSLKNVALTSEGNLLEAAIEAAKLRATLGEISQVLEDVFGRYVAKTIGVHGVYSKEMKMDEHFAMAVAKSDEFAVEHGRRPRILVAKMGQDGHDRGAKIIATGFADLGFDVDIGPLFQTPSEVAKHAVENDVHILGVSSLAAGHKTLIPQVIEELKKYGRDDIVVIAGGVIPEKDYKFLYNAGVTFVFGPGTILSLAAIKILEKIM, encoded by the coding sequence ATGAAAAAGACGCTTGATTTTGAAGAATTTGATTTTCCAGAGGCTGAAAGTTGGCTTTCTGTTATAGAAAAAGAATTGAAGGGTAATAGACTTGAAACTCTGCACAAAGACTGGTTTGGCGTGCCAATAAAGCCATTTTATACTGCCAAAGATGTGGGTTGTGTGCAACATGCTCAAACTTTTCCAAATAATTGGAAATTGGTTTTAAATCCGGTAAATGATTCTTTCACATCCATTGAAGGGGTCGATTTTTGGGCATCAGACACTAAAAATGGGGTTGAAAACCAATGGTATGGACTCGGCTCGGATTTGCCAACAGACGCGGTTTATAGTGTAGGAGACATTTGTAATATAAAGCCAACTTCAAGAAATTTAAACATTGTAGCAAACTATATCCAACCGGTCAACCTATTTTCTATAATCAATTCCAATAGTAACATAGTTGGAGAGAGTGAGATAAGATATTTGCTGGAAAGAGTAGCTAATTTTAAAAAGGAAATTTTAAATAGGGGGAAGAATAATCCTGAAAATTGGCTCAATATTGAATTGAATCTCAGCCAAAATTTCTTTTATGAAATTGCAAGAATAAAAAGCATTCGGATAGCTATGGAGACGCTTTTTGAGGGGAGATGCCCAACAATTACTGCGGTTTGTTCGGCAAGTGGCTCCAATTTTCATGAAAATGTTTTGCAACAAACAATTACAGCCTTAGCTGCAATTTTGGGTGGTGCAAATTTATTGTATCTTGATGTAAGTAATAGTCATAACCACGATGAGTCAGCATTAAGACTTACTCGAAATGTGTCATTAATTTTGAGAAACGAAAGCCACCTCGGTGCGGTAAAAGATGCTGTTAAAGGTTCATATCTTGTGGATTATCTATGCAACCAGTTACTGCAATCCACAGAAATTAATTCAGATAATGACGAGTTGAATAAACATAGAGCGTCCTATGTTTCTGACGAAGGAATCGTTGTGTATAATGCGTATTCCGAAACGGATAGATCTGAAAATAGTTGCTTTGCAGCAGGAATTCCCCCATTTTTAAGAGGACCCTATGGCTCAATGTACACCATTCGGCCATGGACCATCAGGCAGTATGCAGGATTTAGCACTGCCGAAGAGTCGAACGCATTTTACAGGAGAAATTTGGCTGCAGGCCAAAAGGGGCTTTCAGTTGCATTTGATTTAGCAACGCATCGAGGCTATGATTCCGACCACCCGCGTGTGGTGGGCGATGTGGGTATGGCCGGTGTGGCAATTGATTCAGTAGAAGATATGAAAATTTTGTTTAACGGAATACCGTTAAACGAGATGTCTGTTTCAATGACTATGAATGGTGCAGTGCTTCCCATAATGGCTTTTTACATCGTGGCGGCTCAAGAGCAAGGGGTTTCAATAAACCAATTGTCAGGAACTATTCAAAACGATATTTTGAAAGAGTTTATGGTTAGAAACACCTATATCTATCCGCCAAAACCTTCCATGAGAATAGTGAGTGATATTTTTAAATATACCTCACAAAAAATGCCGAAATTTAATTCAATCAGCATAAGTGGGTATCATATTCAAGAAGCGGGCGGCAATGCGGCCATTGAGTTGGCTTATACATTAGCCGATGGTTTAGAATATGTTAGAACTGGCATCAATGCAGGTTTAGATATTGATGACTTTGCACCCCGACTCAGTTTTTTTTGGGGTATAGGCATGAATTATTTTATGGAAATTGCCAAGCTGAGAGCAGGTCGGCTTTTGTGGGCTAAAATGATGAAACAATTTAACCCCAAAAACGAGAAATCACTGGCTCTAAGAACTCATTGCCAAACAAGTGGTTGGAGTTTGGCCGAGCAAGATCCGTTTAACAATATAATTCGAACAGCCATTGAAGCCAAAGCTGCTGTAATGGGCGGAACTCAATCCTTGCACACCAATTCTTTTGATGAGGCCATTGCCCTACCAACAGACTATTCAGCAAAAATTGCACGCGAAACTCAAATTTATTTGCAAAAACAATCCAATTTGACAGATGTAATTGACCCGTGGGGAGGCAGCTACTATGTTGAATATTTAACCGACCAATTGGCCTATAAGGCGTGGAGTTTGATTTTGGAGATTGAAGAATTAGGAGGAATGTCTTACGCCATTGAGAAAGGGTTGCCCAAACTTAGAATAGAAGAATCTGCGGCCAAAAAACAGGCCAATATTGATTCAATGGAAAGTGTGATTGTTGGGGTAAACAAATATACCACCGACAAAAAGTCGAAGTTCGATATCTTAGAAATTAATAATGACGAGGTTCGAAATAGTCAAATTGTTCGATTGAACAAGCTTAAATCGGAGCGAGACGAAAAGCAAGTGCAAGGGGCGTTGCAATCGTTGAAAAATGTGGCTTTGACCTCTGAAGGAAACCTATTGGAGGCGGCCATAGAAGCAGCAAAACTAAGAGCCACCCTGGGTGAAATTAGTCAGGTGCTGGAAGACGTTTTTGGGAGATACGTAGCTAAAACAATCGGGGTTCATGGAGTGTATTCAAAAGAAATGAAGATGGATGAACATTTTGCTATGGCTGTTGCCAAATCAGATGAATTTGCCGTTGAGCACGGCAGACGACCTCGAATTTTGGTGGCCAAAATGGGGCAGGATGGTCACGATAGAGGGGCAAAAATAATTGCCACCGGTTTTGCAGATTTGGGTTTCGATGTCGATATCGGTCCTTTGTTTCAAACTCCCTCAGAAGTTGCAAAACATGCTGTAGAAAATGATGTACACATACTCGGTGTTTCTAGTTTGGCTGCTGGCCATAAAACGCTTATACCACAGGTTATTGAAGAACTAAAGAAATATGGTAGAGATGATATTGTTGTTATTGCAGGTGGCGTAATTCCGGAAAAGGATTATAAGTTTTTGTATAATGCAGGGGTCACATTTGTTTTTGGTCCTGGCACTATCCTCAGCCTTGCGGCAATCAAAATTTTGGAAAAAATCATGTAA
- a CDS encoding enoyl-CoA hydratase/isomerase family protein, protein MVYQFIETELKNHYLTISINREDKMNALNSVVLREIKMAITVAETNDEVFGILITGKGQKAFAAGADIAEFKDFDISEGTKLSRDGHDVMNTLENCKKPTIAAVNGFALGGGCELAMACHLRVASSNAKFGQPEINLGLIPGYGGTQRLVQYIGKTKATELLITGDMISADEAFKLGLVNYVVETDQLFDKCYEILDKVSNKSPQAVSAIFACVSDYFNSDKNGMNSEIESFGKRFQTTDFIEGTNAFVEKRRANFRK, encoded by the coding sequence ATGGTGTACCAGTTTATAGAAACAGAACTAAAAAATCATTACCTTACCATAAGCATAAACCGCGAGGACAAAATGAATGCCTTGAATTCAGTGGTTTTGCGAGAAATAAAAATGGCCATTACTGTGGCCGAGACCAACGACGAGGTGTTTGGCATTTTGATAACTGGCAAAGGCCAAAAAGCCTTTGCAGCCGGAGCAGATATTGCCGAATTTAAGGACTTTGACATTTCTGAAGGAACCAAACTGAGCCGCGATGGGCATGATGTAATGAATACATTAGAAAATTGCAAAAAACCAACCATTGCCGCAGTGAACGGATTTGCTTTGGGCGGAGGATGCGAACTTGCCATGGCCTGCCATCTCAGAGTGGCCTCATCAAATGCCAAATTTGGCCAGCCAGAGATTAATTTGGGACTTATACCGGGTTATGGTGGCACCCAAAGATTGGTGCAGTACATTGGCAAAACCAAAGCCACCGAACTTTTGATTACAGGAGATATGATTTCTGCAGATGAAGCATTTAAGCTCGGTCTGGTAAATTATGTAGTAGAAACAGACCAATTGTTTGATAAATGCTACGAAATTTTAGACAAAGTGTCTAATAAATCGCCACAAGCTGTCTCGGCCATTTTTGCATGTGTTAGTGATTATTTCAACTCTGACAAAAACGGCATGAATTCAGAAATTGAGAGCTTCGGAAAACGATTTCAAACCACCGATTTTATTGAAGGAACAAACGCATTTGTAGAAAAAAGAAGGGCTAACTTTAGAAAGTAA
- a CDS encoding DUF1573 domain-containing protein, giving the protein MKRLLITLLVAVGFVAYTNAQNKTVTLQNDAVAKIEFKSTEHNFGDVKQGKPVTAKFVFTNTGNAPLVLTPPKPSCGCTTASYTKEPIPPGGTGEVVATYNAASPGTFQKSVAVRYNGAEGDNAVFLYLKGNVVATPQESAPPVQVAP; this is encoded by the coding sequence ATGAAACGATTATTAATTACCCTTTTGGTGGCAGTTGGATTTGTGGCTTACACAAATGCCCAAAATAAAACTGTTACTTTACAGAATGATGCCGTTGCGAAAATTGAATTCAAATCTACAGAGCACAACTTTGGTGATGTAAAACAAGGAAAACCAGTTACCGCCAAGTTTGTGTTTACAAACACAGGTAACGCCCCATTGGTTTTAACTCCGCCCAAACCTTCGTGTGGTTGCACTACTGCATCCTACACAAAAGAACCAATTCCTCCTGGGGGAACTGGTGAAGTAGTAGCTACCTACAATGCTGCCTCTCCCGGCACATTCCAAAAAAGTGTAGCCGTTAGATATAACGGGGCCGAAGGGGACAATGCAGTATTCCTCTATCTTAAAGGAAATGTAGTTGCCACCCCTCAAGAATCTGCTCCTCCTGTTCAAGTTGCACCATAA
- a CDS encoding DUF1573 domain-containing protein, translating to MMLLIAFVSVSTAMAQTEEKPQLNLVSEGQPKLVLAETEHDFGTITQGDVVSHTFKFVNEGKAPLIISSISTPCGCTTPKFPQNTPIAPGESGEIVVSFNSAHKSGPQPKTLVISHNGEEPISISITSYVNVPKVEPAVQPEQHPAEQPAKAQ from the coding sequence ATGATGTTGTTAATAGCCTTTGTAAGCGTAAGCACCGCAATGGCTCAAACAGAAGAAAAACCTCAGTTAAATCTTGTTAGCGAAGGACAACCTAAATTGGTTTTGGCTGAGACTGAACACGATTTTGGCACTATTACTCAAGGTGATGTTGTTAGTCATACCTTCAAATTTGTAAATGAGGGCAAGGCACCTTTGATTATTTCTAGCATCAGCACTCCATGCGGTTGCACAACCCCGAAATTTCCACAGAATACTCCTATTGCTCCAGGTGAAAGTGGTGAGATTGTAGTAAGTTTTAACTCTGCTCACAAATCTGGCCCACAACCTAAAACTCTTGTTATTTCTCACAACGGAGAAGAGCCAATCAGTATTAGCATTACAAGCTATGTGAATGTTCCAAAAGTGGAGCCTGCTGTTCAACCAGAGCAGCACCCAGCAGAACAACCTGCTAAAGCACAATAA
- a CDS encoding DUF1573 domain-containing protein, with the protein MVKKIVWLMLAVFFTTISIAQTAEPSSDKDSIKESVLAPKIEFETDSFFIGNIPNDTIVTRVFKFKNAGTYDLYVIDVSADCSCTVPEYTAGTFAPGEEGSVTVNYNSKDSMGRFLQYITVFHDGNQNGYTFLTIEGFVELKL; encoded by the coding sequence ATGGTTAAAAAAATTGTTTGGTTGATGCTGGCGGTGTTTTTCACCACGATTTCAATTGCACAAACTGCAGAACCATCTTCTGATAAAGATTCCATAAAAGAATCCGTTTTAGCTCCCAAAATTGAGTTTGAAACGGATTCTTTTTTTATTGGGAATATTCCGAACGACACCATTGTTACCCGAGTTTTTAAATTCAAAAATGCAGGAACTTATGACCTTTATGTCATTGATGTATCTGCTGATTGTAGCTGCACAGTTCCTGAATATACTGCTGGCACATTTGCCCCCGGAGAAGAAGGAAGTGTCACCGTAAACTACAACAGCAAAGATAGTATGGGTAGATTTTTGCAGTACATTACTGTTTTTCATGACGGAAACCAAAACGGGTACACGTTCCTTACCATTGAAGGCTTTGTCGAGCTAAAGTTATAG
- a CDS encoding pyridoxal-phosphate dependent enzyme, with product MTFNLNTPIERVKLPLYNQYGIEVFIKRDDLIHPFISGNKWRKLKYNMLFMQQNGFRKLATFGGAFSNHLIATACAGAIFGYKTLGIVRGNELSQQSNHILRLCYEYGMELRFVSRSEYADKEAIANQLVEEGYFVVPEGGDNDLGIQGCEEILPETTMEFNHVFVPVGTATTLIGVVNSSSTHCIVHGIAALSEADYLAQKIKSKTNRNNWILHTRFSRGGFGKFDDELLRSNLAFTRQTGVLLDPVYTGKMIWASNHLIKEKSIKRGEKVLLIHTGGLTGLLSDKWLKMNL from the coding sequence ATGACCTTCAACCTAAATACACCTATTGAAAGGGTTAAACTGCCATTGTATAATCAGTATGGCATCGAGGTTTTTATAAAACGGGATGATTTAATTCATCCATTTATTTCTGGAAATAAATGGAGAAAACTCAAGTATAACATGCTGTTTATGCAACAAAATGGGTTCAGAAAGCTGGCTACTTTTGGAGGTGCATTTTCAAATCATTTGATTGCCACGGCTTGTGCGGGTGCAATATTTGGCTACAAAACCCTGGGCATTGTGCGTGGCAATGAGTTGAGTCAACAATCAAATCATATTTTAAGGTTGTGTTATGAATATGGCATGGAGCTTCGTTTTGTTTCAAGAAGTGAATATGCCGATAAAGAGGCTATTGCCAACCAATTGGTCGAAGAAGGTTATTTTGTAGTACCAGAAGGAGGAGATAATGATTTAGGAATACAAGGTTGTGAAGAAATTTTGCCGGAAACAACAATGGAATTTAACCATGTTTTTGTTCCTGTAGGTACGGCCACCACACTTATTGGTGTCGTAAATTCGAGTTCAACCCATTGCATTGTACACGGCATTGCCGCACTTTCGGAAGCAGACTATTTGGCTCAGAAAATCAAATCAAAAACGAATCGAAACAATTGGATTTTGCATACCCGTTTTTCAAGAGGCGGATTTGGAAAGTTTGATGACGAACTTCTTCGGTCGAATCTTGCATTTACAAGGCAAACTGGAGTATTGCTTGATCCTGTTTATACCGGAAAAATGATTTGGGCATCAAACCATTTGATTAAAGAAAAATCAATAAAACGCGGCGAAAAGGTGTTGTTGATACATACCGGAGGATTAACCGGCTTATTATCTGATAAATGGCTTAAAATGAATCTATAA
- a CDS encoding nitroreductase family protein, which produces METTDFIPYRFDEVPEDELRQWVNQLYKKLNGRRTVREFSDKMVSIEVMEKLILTAGTAPSGANKQPWTFCAVNNAELKRKIKEAAEKEEFENYHGRMSEEWLKDLEQFGTNWQKPFLEIAPWLIIVFRKSYDFDGIKKSKNYYVQESVGIACGMLITAIHNAGLVCLTHTPSPMNFLSQVLERPENEKPFLLIPVGYPAINATVPNIKRKALNEISQFYL; this is translated from the coding sequence ATGGAAACAACCGATTTTATACCTTATCGCTTCGATGAAGTGCCAGAAGATGAGCTTAGGCAATGGGTAAATCAATTATATAAAAAACTGAATGGTAGGCGAACGGTTAGAGAGTTTTCGGATAAAATGGTTTCTATAGAGGTAATGGAAAAACTAATTTTAACGGCCGGAACAGCTCCGTCAGGAGCCAACAAGCAGCCGTGGACATTTTGTGCGGTCAACAATGCGGAGCTTAAACGGAAAATAAAAGAAGCCGCCGAAAAAGAGGAGTTTGAAAACTATCATGGCCGTATGAGCGAAGAATGGCTCAAAGATTTAGAACAATTTGGCACCAATTGGCAGAAACCATTTTTGGAAATTGCTCCGTGGCTGATTATCGTTTTCAGAAAATCGTATGACTTTGACGGAATTAAAAAGAGCAAAAATTATTATGTGCAGGAATCTGTGGGTATAGCTTGCGGCATGCTCATAACCGCCATTCACAATGCCGGTTTGGTGTGTTTGACTCATACGCCAAGCCCCATGAATTTTTTGAGCCAAGTGCTGGAAAGACCAGAAAACGAGAAACCCTTTTTGTTAATTCCCGTAGGGTATCCGGCTATAAATGCCACTGTTCCAAACATAAAAAGGAAAGCCTTAAACGAGATTTCTCAGTTTTATTTATAG
- a CDS encoding cupin domain-containing protein, translating to MKRTVFLLLILVVSFVSKAQVYSELKPDSTNYENILVKKIYSDSLSSTFAIWVKKEVKAHKHLQHTEVVTVLEGKGNFTLNDSTFKVKRGDAIVIPKNSVHSVKVRGKKPMLVISVQSPMFDGTDRVWIK from the coding sequence ATGAAAAGAACCGTTTTTTTGCTCCTAATTTTAGTAGTGTCTTTTGTTTCTAAGGCTCAAGTTTACAGTGAGTTAAAGCCTGATTCTACTAATTATGAAAATATATTAGTCAAAAAAATATACTCCGATTCGCTGAGTAGCACTTTTGCAATATGGGTTAAAAAGGAGGTAAAGGCTCACAAACATTTGCAGCATACCGAGGTGGTAACTGTGCTTGAGGGCAAAGGAAATTTTACGTTGAACGACAGCACATTTAAAGTAAAAAGGGGTGATGCCATTGTAATTCCGAAAAATTCGGTACACTCTGTAAAAGTAAGGGGTAAAAAGCCCATGTTGGTTATTTCGGTTCAATCGCCCATGTTTGATGGCACAGATAGAGTTTGGATTAAATAA
- a CDS encoding carboxypeptidase-like regulatory domain-containing protein, giving the protein MKKGVLICVLMFLTYVVQAQLTQTITGKVVDATTNAGLVGATILVETATGIGAMTGEGGYFKLVNVPIGRHRLTIEYVGYETVVKDNVMVTSGKEVDLMVEMQESSMVTETATVTVKRSKVSSNNQMVAVSSRSFDAEEAERYPGSRQDPARMAQNYAGVAGTDDQRNDIVIRGNSPLGLLWRLEGVDIFNPSHFAVAGTTGGPISMLNNKLVGNSDFMTSAFPAEYGNGISGVFDLKMRNGNYNKSEYSVQFGLFGTELQAEGPLNKEKKSSYTFSYRYATFSIFRALNIDLGTDAIPQYQDVNFKLNYPKKNGNFSVFGVGGLSAIDIVFSDDEAPTKEIYGEKDRDQYFRTNMGVVGAVWERRLSTDKTFNLVFAQNVQQVLSSHDKIYRDPDTFTRVSLLPVLRSDMMHGKSTFHASITKKYSSKSVLKYGFIADLYQINYLDSVRNERTYQWSEHLNYKGNAFMTRMYANWKYRLNARTTITSGLHAMQFTQGGNAVVEPRVGIKWRRLVNESFSLGYGMHSQTQPLYVYFTQFVDSISKTFGKHNEQIGLTQSHHLVGSYERTISKSIRFRTEIYHQWLFNVPVEMLSSSFSLLNQGSGFTRFFPDVLQNSGTGTNKGIELTVEKFFSKNYYFMTTASVYDSKYKGSDGVTRNTDFNGNFILNGLAGYEYRFAKNDKNALIFGTKYTIGGGKRYSPIDTAATMADGANVIIVDNQRNIYQFKNYSRLDVKLGVRINTKKTTHEFSLDIANVMNTKNILKENYFDDPENPGIKKFGLEYQLGRLPNFWYKVNF; this is encoded by the coding sequence ATGAAAAAAGGTGTACTTATTTGTGTTTTGATGTTTTTAACCTATGTGGTTCAGGCTCAGCTTACACAAACCATAACCGGCAAAGTGGTGGATGCCACCACAAATGCAGGCTTAGTTGGTGCTACTATTTTGGTAGAAACCGCCACCGGAATTGGTGCCATGACAGGCGAAGGTGGCTATTTTAAATTGGTAAATGTGCCCATTGGCCGCCACCGACTAACTATTGAATACGTTGGTTACGAAACGGTGGTTAAAGACAACGTTATGGTAACCAGTGGTAAAGAGGTGGATTTGATGGTGGAAATGCAAGAATCATCAATGGTTACCGAAACCGCCACGGTAACGGTAAAACGTTCAAAAGTGAGTAGCAATAACCAAATGGTGGCCGTAAGTAGTAGAAGTTTTGATGCAGAAGAAGCCGAGAGGTATCCCGGCAGCAGGCAAGACCCTGCCCGAATGGCTCAAAATTATGCCGGAGTGGCTGGCACAGACGATCAAAGAAACGATATTGTAATACGGGGCAACTCACCGCTGGGTTTGCTCTGGAGATTGGAAGGAGTGGATATTTTTAATCCAAGTCATTTTGCCGTGGCTGGCACAACGGGTGGCCCAATCAGTATGCTTAACAATAAGTTGGTGGGCAATTCCGATTTTATGACCAGTGCATTTCCGGCGGAGTATGGCAATGGCATTTCCGGTGTTTTTGACCTAAAAATGCGAAACGGCAATTACAATAAATCTGAATATAGCGTTCAGTTTGGTTTATTTGGCACCGAGTTGCAAGCCGAAGGGCCACTTAATAAAGAGAAAAAATCGAGTTACACCTTCTCGTATCGATATGCCACTTTCAGCATTTTCAGAGCATTGAATATTGATTTAGGCACGGATGCCATTCCACAATATCAAGATGTCAATTTCAAATTGAATTATCCGAAGAAAAATGGCAATTTTTCTGTGTTTGGTGTGGGTGGTTTAAGTGCCATTGATATTGTTTTTAGCGATGATGAAGCACCAACCAAAGAAATTTATGGAGAAAAAGACAGAGACCAATATTTTAGAACCAATATGGGTGTGGTGGGAGCTGTTTGGGAACGAAGGCTTTCTACTGATAAGACCTTTAACCTTGTTTTTGCTCAAAACGTGCAACAAGTATTGAGCAGCCATGATAAAATTTATAGAGATCCAGATACCTTCACCCGCGTTTCTTTACTACCCGTTTTGAGGTCGGATATGATGCACGGAAAATCCACATTTCACGCATCAATCACCAAAAAATATAGTTCCAAAAGCGTTTTAAAGTATGGCTTTATTGCCGATCTTTATCAAATCAATTATTTGGACAGTGTGCGGAACGAGCGTACCTACCAGTGGTCAGAACATCTCAACTACAAGGGAAATGCATTTATGACCAGAATGTATGCCAATTGGAAATACCGACTAAATGCCCGAACAACAATTACATCCGGTTTGCACGCCATGCAATTTACCCAAGGCGGCAATGCCGTCGTAGAACCTCGAGTAGGCATAAAATGGCGTAGATTGGTAAACGAATCTTTTTCATTGGGGTATGGCATGCACAGTCAAACGCAACCCCTGTATGTGTATTTTACCCAGTTTGTTGACTCCATTTCAAAAACCTTTGGAAAGCATAATGAGCAAATTGGGTTGACCCAAAGCCATCACTTAGTTGGTTCGTATGAGCGTACTATATCAAAAAGTATTCGGTTTAGAACAGAAATATATCACCAATGGCTTTTTAATGTACCGGTTGAAATGTTGAGCAGCTCGTTTTCATTGCTCAATCAAGGTTCTGGTTTTACACGATTTTTTCCGGATGTGTTGCAAAATAGCGGCACGGGTACAAACAAAGGAATTGAGTTGACCGTTGAAAAATTCTTTAGTAAAAATTATTATTTTATGACCACAGCTTCGGTGTATGATTCGAAATATAAAGGCAGTGATGGTGTGACGAGAAACACCGATTTTAATGGAAATTTTATACTCAATGGGTTGGCCGGATATGAATATCGCTTTGCTAAAAACGATAAAAATGCGTTGATTTTCGGAACAAAATATACCATTGGTGGGGGCAAAAGATATTCTCCAATCGATACGGCAGCCACCATGGCAGATGGGGCAAATGTGATTATTGTTGATAACCAAAGAAACATTTATCAATTCAAAAACTACAGCCGCCTGGATGTGAAATTGGGTGTTCGGATTAATACAAAAAAGACCACGCATGAATTTTCGTTGGATATAGCCAATGTAATGAATACCAAAAACATATTGAAAGAAAATTATTTTGACGATCCTGAAAATCCGGGCATCAAAAAATTTGGTTTAGAATATCAATTAGGAAGATTGCCGAACTTTTGGTATAAAGTTAATTTTTGA